A window of Seriola aureovittata isolate HTS-2021-v1 ecotype China chromosome 17, ASM2101889v1, whole genome shotgun sequence genomic DNA:
GCCAAAGGGATTCCACCTTTCGCTTTCCCTCATGAGGTTCTGTTTCAGCTGAAAAGCAAAGGACAAATAAGAGAAGTTAGCTTTGGAGAATAGAAATTAAAATCATGCTGCAATGATATGATGCTCTAACAGCCTTCGCTCCCATGTGAATACTACTGGCGGGGATTTGCTCAAGTTCAGCCACAAAAGTGTCAGTGAGGTCGGCCACTGGTGTTGGGCGATGAGACCTGGGTCTCAGTTAAGCTTCCAGTTTAGCCTGATGGTGTTGACTGGGGTCAGTCAAGTTCCTCCTCACCAAAGtgggaaaacattttctctaGGGACCATGCTTTGTGATTGGTAGTATTTCCCTAGCGTTCCCCAAACGGCTGGAAACACGATCTTAAGTACATCTGTAAACATTGGCATTAAGATTTCTTAGACTTACAACTAAAAGACAGcgacaaaagcaaaaacaaaaaatattacacatttgCATCCGACTTAAGCTCAACCATTTCAGCAGTTGACTTCGGCGACATTTCCGTCAATCGTGTAAATCGACGTTTACAAAAGCGAGACCATTTCCAAAATGCCGAGAAGCCTGGTTTCATCAGCACCACCCgatgtttaaataaaactgagagaaaagcCGGAGCGGCGGCTGAAATTATTTCACCGCCTTTAACTTCACGATGCGGTTTGAGCCCGGCGGCCGAGTGTTGCGACGAGCAGCTCGTCGGAACAATCCCCTTCTACCGGCTTACCTTCTCTCATTTTCTGATCCAGCTCGTCCAGAGTGGGCTCGATGAGCTCCCAGCCGTCTGGGGGAGGCTTCCGACTCCTCTTTACTTTGGGCATTTCGCTGTGTTTTgtagaaaatacaacaaaagttCCTGGTGTTTTCGTTTTGATTGTGCGGACTCGTCTCAGGCGCTACTATTTGACGTCACGCAGGAGGGTCCGTTTCACATTCTCGGCTCTCAGACGACGTCATCACGCCAAATACGCTCCATTTATCGGCGTTTAATAACATCTTAAATCTTTTCTTAAACTATAGCACTATATGCATTAATGTCAACATTTATTTAGGCCAATATAAAGATGTCAAGAGAGATAAAACCAAAAtagatgtatttttgttgttcttgGTATATTGCATCACTTTAGCGCACTAGCAAATTGCCTTAagataaacaacaaaatgtaggtttcttatatttcatattttgcgTCATTTTGTCAGATAACTGAGAATTATATGGAAATATGTGCATTATTTAGTTTATAGCAGCAACTGGGTTTacaaaatgctttttaaaaaatgctgttttgaaGATTTGTTGACAGGCATATCCTTGAACCACTTGTGCTGTTCATCGCTGCTGTGAGTTTAGCCAGCTGTCAGTTTGTGCTGTCGCTTCAACATTTATGTTGTCTGTCGGTATTCACATGTCAGGGAGTTTAAAATAAAGGCGTCGTTTGTCAAAATGCCCAAAGGAGGTAAGGCTGATTTAAAAACCTGCCACGGCGCTttgaaatatgttgtttgtatatgtgttagCCTGCTGTTAGCCACCTTACGATCCAGGAGATTTACTCATGTAGAACAAGGATCGTGTCCTAACTTACATATCTGTCATTAAATATACACTGAAAGCGTTTTTATTACCCGCTCTGTCACTTTTGACacctgtctgttcatgtcatttGTCATCGTGGTCATCGCTGCAGGTAAGAAAGGTGGCCACAAGGGTCGCGTGCGGACTTACACCAGTCCCGAGGAGATAGACGCTCAGATGAAAgcggagaaggagaggaaaaaggttGGTGTAGTAAACAACTAGAGGCTGCTCAATCGTGTGCCATACGATGCCCAAATATGTGCAGGATTACTGGTCAAGCTTTAAAAATGCTGGAtactacagttcccataatgcaattcAGAAGGATCTCTGGACTGGAAAGCGTAAACTGATCTGGAAGTTTAACAGTGCTGGAGATCCCCTAGTCCCAAAGCACTACAGCCGCTGTTGGCACCCATTAGCTCTCCACCCAGGTTAATGGCAGGTCCTGAAAAgtagttttaaatatttattattattattattattattatttattttattttttcttgcttGCTGTAGACAGTAACATTAGTTATAACTTTCGGCTGTCAGTGATGCAGTTTCTAGGAGTGTCATCAACTGTAGTCTAGATTTTGGCAAAATCTTAAATTAACAAACtaattatttattctattttaatttgtgaatCCATCCAGCGGTTTTCCCCTCGTAATAGACAAGAGAAAAAGGCGCCCACTCTCCTTTATAGACTGAGGGACACAAAACTTGTAATCAGTCTGAGTCTCTTTGTCAtagttgtgtgtctctgtgataGTAAGTATTAACATTTAGTTCATACAGTGTCTCAGGCCCAGGggtaataaataattaataataataaaagaaataattgcagctcttattgtttgtttttgtttgtcattcTTTGAATGGTACGACCGTGACACAGGTGATGAATTGTCTGCTGTGCGGCACTGAAACATTCTTAAAAAGTCTTAGATTTAAtttggtgaacacagtggaaagTGCATAGGTCTTGTAACTGCATGTGTTACATATGTTGGGTAATGTTCTCCTATTTGTGGTTTACCTGTTTGGCTGTCATTTGTGTGTTACAGCAAGAGCAGGaagcagagggggaggagggtgcAGCTCAGAATGACCTGGCAGAGGAGAAGTTACCAGGCTCAGGATCAGAGGACAGCGATGATGAAAATTCCCAGGTAACACCACACTAATactgtcacttcctctctgttaccacacacacagttcttaACATGCACTGCagtaataattaaattataattagGATTGTATTAGATTTAATATGCATGTGTGAAGCTCCTTGtatctcagttttttttctacatgGCAGTTTCTAACCAACGTTGTCATGTAGTTATTTCAGTATATTCTCTATTCAAAGCGTTCTGTTTACACTGTGTGAGCTGTTGTGATGtgttcacagaggaggagagcgggTGTGGAGGGCTTGATAGAAATTGAAAACCCCAACAGAGTGGCTCAGAAGTCCAAGAAGGTGACGCAAATTGAGCTGGACGAGCCCAAGCAGTTAtcaaggagagagaggtgtgtgtccgtcagtcacatcacatcagtgaTACATGGGAACATCATTTTTCTACTTGTGTATTATGTgttagaaatgtgaaaatgtcgTCTGCATATTCACTGCAGGGTAAAACTGCACAAGAGAGTGATTTTAACTTATAATTTAGAAAATAACGTGACAGTGCTATAGAGGACAATGTCAGCACAGCGTCATACACACATGACTATAACTAAAAGGCTGAtgagatgggtttttttttttattaactttctgttttttccagtcaaaaatgtttcaaactAACTTTATGTCACTATCTCCACCTTGACACGCGCCCACAGAGAAGAGATCGAGAAGCAGAAAGCGAAGGAGCGCTACATGAAGATGCACTTGGCCGGGAAGACGGACCAGGCCAAAGCTGACCTCGCCCGCCTCGCCATCatcaggaaacagagagaagatgcggcaagaaagaaagaagaagagaaaaaaggtaCGCGCCTGGAGTTGGGCAAAGCATTTAATTATCAACATGCAGTAAACAATAAGTGACCTAAGCTGAACCCTGATGGTGAAATTCTCTTTCATAATATTGGTGAAACTGCAGTATTCTGTAGAAAAGTAGGGCAGGTCACCTGGCCTGTTGACACCTGTTGTTTTGTCTTGCATCCAAAATAAGTCACAGAgataaaaatgactttatttattattttttgaaacTAGAATCTGggctgttgtgtgtctgtcatacCTGCCTCACTATAAACCTTCCCCTGTTATTAGAGCAATAGTTTTTCAATTGACAGCTCGCTAAACCCCTCCCCTGAACACTGATTTTCCTTGGCAACCGTAACTAGGAACGGCAGGCCTGTCAATCTTAGCATCTCTCCACATGTTGAAGCATTGTACATGGGGTTGTTGTAAGGGAGATACTCGGTGGgtaatctcttttttttaaccacttttcAAAACTACAATAACAAATGTGCAAGGAATGGATGAAACAGTGGGTTTGTCTGTTCTAACGAAagctgcaaatgttagcatgctgcagCTGTAACCCAGCATTAATCCCAAAGCCATGTGGTATAACATGCTACGTTATTTTGCGAGGCAACGGCCTGAGTGAGTGAACAGCTCCTTTCATGCTCTGTTGGTTATGGGGAAGTGTAGACTCTGAGATAATGTCAGACTGGTTAGTCCTCATCCCAAAACTGAAACATCCTCCTtgacagtaaaaacaataaagcGTAAATCCAACAGTCTAAAATCAAGGACCAATTATTTCAGAAACTACTAAGAATTTTTGCACATGTGCCACACCAGAGTGGGAAACTGGCAAAGCAGTAACTAAAGGGTTTAATGAATGGACAGTTGCAGAATGAGACCAGTCCCTGATCTGCCCCTTTAAACAGGGAAGTGAAACAGCAGCCAGCCTCCATACTACCactgtatacagtacatgtgcatgtgGTGTGTCAAGCTGATGGTGTGTATCTTTTACTTTCTTCTTACAgcaaaagaagcagcagcagcagcggctaGAGGAATAAACTCCCTGTCACTGAAATGATGCAGATTATTTATCAGAGGCGTTTTCACATGTTCCTGGACTGGcgcaatatatatatttgactATTTTTAAAGGAAGAGCTATGAAGAATATTTGACATTACTGTAACATATGACCATTTGGAAAATGGTTGAGGAGACACCAGTGGAGAGGGGCTGTGTATGTTGTGGCATGGAACAGTTGCCTCGTTGATCCCTCCAGGAAGTACAGCTACAATTGAGATTACATCGGTCTTCACATACACTTGGAATGAACCCCTTCTAACCTACGAGCTTGTACATGATATTAATAATGGTTATACTTGTCATTGTACAATTCCGACTTTGCTAACTGAGCTTTGCcactatgtttttcttttggatcTTACATTGTATATAACTGACtcatgaaaatatttcagattaaTATGATGAAACCAGTAAAAGATGTGTGTCCATTTCTTCATTTGCTTTATTCCTTTATGTGAGAAAGCAGGCTTTCCCAACCTCAGGTGCAAGAGTCCACGTTGGCTCCACTGATGTGGAAGATGAAATAAGTCAATATTGCAGATATTTATTTTGGAAAAGAAGGAGTTGAATCTGGCAGTTCAGAGAAGGATTAGTAACAGCATTTAGCTCGATAAGAGTTTTAATATAACTAAACAGTTAAatcagttaaaatgaaaattatttattagatttatttgATGACCCGTCAAAAATGTCTTCAGGCAGCAGGGGGgatttatacagtataaaaccCCTTAGACCAAAACTATTTTTTCTCTTAGTCTTATGGTTAAGAACAAATAACATAATTATGGAAACATTCATTCAAGTAGATGCTGGTGCGATCTTCCCAGCAATCACATTTATATCCACTATGAAATGTGCAATATGTATtacatcagtcagtcatgtcAAATACAAGAGTTCAAGTgagtttgaaattaaaattaacaaTTGATaattgaaatgacaaataagaataaaagaatataGACTTGACAGTAGACCTTTATGGAAATGTTCTGATCCCTCAGGTCACTGTTCTGGACAAAACACAATCAATGAAACATGATTTcacatataaatgttttatgagacCTTTAGAGATTATTCTCTTAACATGTTACCATATCCTTCTctaacttttacattttttttttatgaatatcCCAAATAGCATACATTGATATTGTCAGTATAACTGTAAGGAAAAAAACTTCCTCTTACATGTTTCAGTAAAGTGAAGCATGCAAAACTAGGATGCAGTAAAGTATCCTAagtattaaatgtaaaagtaatcACTGGGCAGAATGGCCCCTTTCATAGTGTGACATAATCACCATTACATCatattatttgaattttattacTGGTGTGTAGGTGGTATTTTAATGTTACAGCTTGTGGAGGTGGAGCTCATTTTAACTGCCTTGAATTTCTTTCACCTTGGAAAAATGGTTCTTGCTTTTACTAGAAAATTGCTGGTGCACTTTTCAAACATATGTTTCCTCTTCAATAGTGATGGGAAACAAATAGAAGTGAGGGTGGttcttaaaaatgtattattgcattttttatCTATAAAACTACATCCCTATATGACTAACGAAGGCTCTTGTGGAATAACCACAAAATAGTTCAATATGCCatgagttttttatttatttatttatttatatatttttttgttttcctttccttcattCTAATGTTCCACACTCCAGTTCCGGTAGGTGGCGGTAATGCGTCTGAAAGCTTGTTGCCAACCGCCAATCAAatcaaaggaagaaaagaagcagcaaTGCTCTGATTGGTGGAAAGTTTGGCGGACTTTCTCCTCGGGAGGAGGAAGCTTTAGGATGAAGCCCCGGGGTCCGGTTTCAGCTCAGATTCACCTCTGACAGCCGCAGGAGTCTCCTCTCCACGGGTGAGTTAATCTGTTTAGTGGCAAcgaacaaattaaattaaaaaattaaaatacacacaatggAAACTATTTGGTTAATATTTGTGTTGGTAACTGGAACCGGGGTTTTTTAACACAAGTTAAAGCTTGCTTTTAAAACgtcttatttgtttgttttcccgCGGTGTGGCAACGGCAGCACGTACATGAATAAAGTCTTCcggacaaaaaagaaacaagctAGCGAAGAAGTTGTTATTACTTTTTACACGTGAATATTTTTACTGTTGCAATTAAAGTTTCATTCTTTTAAAGTTCACCTTGCTAAAAGTTTATCAGACATGTccattttaaactgttttctgGCCAACCCCCCCCCGTCGCTGAAAACTTAGTGGGTCAGTCGAACAGAGCGgacaataacagtaataaatGTCATGTGCTCGCGCTCTGCTAGCTGCTCGCGCTCTGTCCTGCCGTGACTTCACTTTGTGGACAGCAGCGGCTTCAGAGGAAGATTTGGCAGCTGTAAACAACACGGAGCAGTGAGCATGTTATCTGAGTTACCAAATAACCTGGAGTCACGTCTGTGTAATGGTTCAAAGTTTAACTGGTGATGAGGACATGTCACGCCATGGCTGAGGAGTTGCGACACAGTTACTGGTGGTGGTacatgtgcccccccccccccctttgtcTGAGGCTTTTGGACTATAATAATGGATCTGTTTGTTAGCAGCACTCACTTTATACTTTTTACACACCAATCATATCATCTTCTATGATTGTAAAATtgcttttttatctttttttttattattattactctgCGATTCTTATCTAATCTCTAAATAATGGATGTTTTTTCAGATCTCCAATTTGTGTGACCAGAGAATCAACGACCATGTCTGTAACAAACGGCCACAGTGTGAGCAAAGACACATGGGACGCTCACAACAAGATGATGCTGGAGCCTCTGGTCATCAACGACTCTGAGGTTTGTGTTTATTGGATTTTAAAGGTAGTTCACATCTGTATACTGAAAACTAGATCACCAACACTAACaacccctttttaaaaaatgtcgCTTAAAGGACTTTTAAAGCTTCAACTGATGATTACTTTCACTATTATTTAGTCTAACTAGCATGCATTTTCTCTCACCAAAGAGCTTGTGTGGCAAATTGCTCCTTTACCCTTAAATGaaagtatttgtttgtttgtgtttcaggtgttttccatcataaaaaaagagaagcacaGGCAGACGTACGGTCTGGAGCTGATAGCGTCAGAAAACTTTGCCAGCAGAGCTGTTCTCGAGGCTCTGGGTTCCTGTATGAACAACAAGTACTCGGAGGGATATCCTGGACAGAGGTAAGTTTgtcaaattatttataaaaccCCTAGACCCTACACATTTagtaatgaatgtaaaaaaaaaaaaaaaaagtttaaaaagtatGGCGGTAATAATAATGAGTATGATCTCTGTGTCCAGGTACTACGGTGGGACAGAGCATGTTGATGAGCTGGAGAGACTCTGTCAGAAGAGGGCGCTGGAGGTCTATGAGCTGGACTCAGAGAAATGGGGTGTGAACGTGCAGCCATACTCAGGTATCAAATATATActgattttaacatttaaaagtgaGTCAGTATTTTGGCTTCTGTGtcctttcatcatcatcatcgtccttgtttctctctctgactgttgtTGATGCTTCTCTTTAAGGTTCGCCTGCTAACTTCGCCGTCTATACGGCCATTGTGGAGCCCCACGGCAGGATCATGGGACTGGACCTTCCTGATGGAGGTCACCTGACGCACGGCTTCATgactgagaagaagaaaatctcaGCGACATCCATCTTCTTTGAGTCGATGCCGTACAAGGTACAAAGCAATCATACGCGTTTTGTCAACACACACTCGTCCAGGAACCTATGTACAAGTTGGGGACATATTTTCCAAAGATGTGAACAATAACTGTGCACTGCTTGAGATAATATACTGTAATCATTGGTAAATCAAGGCGATGGTAGCAGCACAGACTGAGAATAGTTAGACTTCTCTcaagaatatttatttttaatttaaacggATGAACTTAATGTACACAAATTTGTAGAGTGCATAATAAATATGTCAATTTATAAGATTTAcccaaatgtaaacaaagtttgtttatataatatacaaaaaatatagaGTGCACAACAAATGTTAATTTTACAGAGCACATCTACAATAAAGGAGAAAACTGAAATTCCAAAACTTGATAGAACAAAGAAATTTTTATTCAAAGTGGTTTCAGGTTGATTCAGTCCAACAACCCTATAGCTGAAGTAAAATTCTTTTAATATTTAGTGTTGTGCTTGTATTGTGTGTATCACATGTAGCTGTTAGGGTGTAATTGTTATGTTGATGTGCTGTGACATCGTTTCCTGTTTCTACTGTCTCTAGGTGAATCCAGAGACCGGCTACATTGACTATGACAGACTGCAAGAAAATGCAAAACTGTTCCACCCCAAACTCATCATTGCAGGTCCTTTCCTttagtgtacacacacacacagacacacacacacacacacacacacacacatacacagtttaATATTGCAGTaattcaaacataaataaaataaaataacctcTTTGTCGTTTTCTTCTCCAGGAACAAGCTGCTATTCCCGCAACCTTGACTACGCCCGCTTGAAGCAGATCGCTAATGAGAACGGTGCATATCTGATGGGAGACATGGCTCACATCAGTGGTTTGGTGGCTGCTGACGTGGTGCCGACACCGTTTGAGTACTGTGACATTGTTTCCACGACAACGCACAAGACGCTGCGTGGCTGCCGCGCTGGACTTATCTTCTACAGGAAAGGTAGAAATGGAATATGACGCTTGTGTCCAAACAAAccacttgttttttgtttttttttattattattttttagtgtcatcagtattttttttttctgaattggTGTTCTGTCATTTATctaattttccatttttctcgcctctgtctctgtttcattCCTCCAGGTGTGCGGAGTGTGGACGCCAAGGGGAAAGAGACGATGTACAACTTGGAGTCTTTGATCAATCAGGCTGTGTTTCCTGGGCTGCAGGGAGGACCACACAACCACGCTATTGCAGGTACCCCTCTATCATCATTTCCCCCCTTTTGCCTTTgttcatcagttttattttaacagccACTGCAGCATGTCGGCATCGAtcttatgtgtgtctgtggctggaTGTCCTCAGGTGTTGCTGTCGCTCTCAAACAAGCCATGACACCGGAGTTCAAGGCCTA
This region includes:
- the pdap1b gene encoding pdgfa associated protein 1b, with amino-acid sequence MPKGGKKGGHKGRVRTYTSPEEIDAQMKAEKERKKQEQEAEGEEGAAQNDLAEEKLPGSGSEDSDDENSQRRRAGVEGLIEIENPNRVAQKSKKVTQIELDEPKQLSRREREEIEKQKAKERYMKMHLAGKTDQAKADLARLAIIRKQREDAARKKEEEKKAKEAAAAAARGINSLSLK
- the shmt1 gene encoding serine hydroxymethyltransferase, cytosolic, whose amino-acid sequence is MSVTNGHSVSKDTWDAHNKMMLEPLVINDSEVFSIIKKEKHRQTYGLELIASENFASRAVLEALGSCMNNKYSEGYPGQRYYGGTEHVDELERLCQKRALEVYELDSEKWGVNVQPYSGSPANFAVYTAIVEPHGRIMGLDLPDGGHLTHGFMTEKKKISATSIFFESMPYKVNPETGYIDYDRLQENAKLFHPKLIIAGTSCYSRNLDYARLKQIANENGAYLMGDMAHISGLVAADVVPTPFEYCDIVSTTTHKTLRGCRAGLIFYRKGVRSVDAKGKETMYNLESLINQAVFPGLQGGPHNHAIAGVAVALKQAMTPEFKAYQIQVLANCKALSSALIDHDYKIVTGGSDNHLILLDLRSKGTDGGRAEKVLEACAIACNKNTCPGDKSALRPSGLRFGSPALTSRGLMEDDFRKVAEFIHRGIQLALEVQRSLDPKATLKEFIQALSQGEKFQQRVAEIRAEVEAFAGQFPMPGLPEL